Proteins from a single region of Harpia harpyja isolate bHarHar1 chromosome 14, bHarHar1 primary haplotype, whole genome shotgun sequence:
- the MYCBPAP gene encoding MYCBP-associated protein isoform X1 translates to MAPGRGAGRRDAAALLGARPGPARREPRPGTPPDKKEKTHELSSSTIAEEPEPVSCVLQGDDIQALAIKVEDLEKLHAPHLPHDAGRIPVRKKYLVRKYRPRETKKAAHFLVACPAFPKAHREPLTFSGPGLFGDGCEEILPHHILGSLQEFKMEALARGNTQIADFIAVSHPDVTAAALKEEHGGEKKKNVHQIPLAEHKALQNWHRNMAIRKKQEKYLGEILQRPENELLMSISEDYRQIQEERDVIDRSLPALLPGKGYRRGSEFWSQPERIGDELTGLTMTLTQRERGYPEPVTHVGKPHTVRMETGVKPPKRIPFHLTWDKSLFLKHRRQELKSVLEELDFYKPDLDGLEVIGKGQPFTSVSTEPFPHSTTSEESETLSDTSRDYPDVVPEAVLGPSLDFCGQPARWISCTTSCRNEIGIAARLTFETLAGEKAESSLMVSNDGTAAIWYNWMRLPQQIPSRETKGKRMQCFYFDTRPGVILPGETRKFFFLFKSERAGIFSECWEFGTHPLLLGGALLQVTLWGIAVYEDKLADLREKLESDLAAREGATIVEESLKELLVRIRTPERTPSPVGAYATEEELFHQKNPELHYQHRVVKQLHELWRQHMTVPSAFEEKVPSGQKSTAEDMQFQEGTSEALPAQSSTTEVPGWKNTLQEARSQMMNVEEEEPGPSGWNLSFEDFKQAIKSIPEVEQREEALTQLNKAALELCVGQRPTQSDLLYQTCLQLWRETIDGLVSHSLKLRSLLGLPEKDTYVDVVPEETVEVKQPIKGGKEDRTTTRKEERRSFGGKDKEGKKRTTKTAGKEKEECPSSRKLKDEKKLKSSTSSQEVKEGAQSVEAVTTDRVEPLQEQVDPILFATYQEKLYIEVYGLLDSMVSKMVSLFEELKKKGALKWESEALYN, encoded by the exons ATGGCGcccgggcgcggagcgggccgGCGGGATGCGGCGGCGTTGCTGggggcacggcccggcccggcccggcgggagcCCCGACCCGGTACACCCCCGG acaagaaggaaaagacaCATGAACTGTCCTCCTCGACAATTGCAGAAGAGCCTGAGCCTGTTTCGTGTGTTCTGCAAGGAGATGACATCCAGGCGCTTGCAATTAAGGTGGAGGACCTGGagaaa ctcCATGCTCCACACCTTCCTCATGATGCTGGGAGAATTCCAGTTAGGAAGAAATACCTTGTTCGAAAATATCGACCCAGAGAGACAAAGAAGGCAGCACATTTCCTCGTAGCATGTCCTGCTTTCCCAAAGGCACACAGGGAACCACTGACTTTTTCTG gACCAGGACTGTTTGGTGATGGCTGTGAAGAGATTCTCCCCCATCACATTTTGGGAAGTCTCCAGGAGTTCAAGATGGAAGCCTTAGCCAGAGGAAACACTCAG aTAGCAGATTTTATTGCGGTTTCTCATCCAGATGTTACTGCAGCAGCTTTAAAAGAGGAACAtggaggagagaagaagaaaaatgttcatcAGATCCCACTAGCAGAGCACAAAGCTCTCCAGAACTGGCACCGTAATATGGCAATCAGGAAAAAGCAGGAGAAATATCTAGGAG AAATTCTTCAGAGGCCAGAGAATGAATTGCTGATGAGCATCTCAGAGGATTACAGGCAAATCCAGGAAGAACGTGATGTCATTGACCGGAgtctccctgccctgcttccTGGAAAG GGCTACCGAAGAGGAAGCGAGTTCTGGAGCCAGCCCGAGCGTATTGGAGATGAACTCACAGGCTTGACGATGACACTGACTCAGAGAGAACGTGGCTACCCAGAGCCAGTCACTCATGTGGGGAAACCCCACACTGTCCGGATGGAAACAG GTGTGAAGCCTCCAAAGAGGATTCCTTTCCATCTAACCTGGGATAAGAGTCTTTTCCTGAAACATCGACGGCAGGAGCTAAAATCTGTCCTAGAGGAGCTAGATTTTTATAAGCCG GATCTGGATGGACTGGAGGTGATCGGTAAAGGGCAGCCTTTCACATCTGTCTCAACAGAGCCTTTTCCACATTCCACCACTTCTGAAGAGTCTGAGACCCT CAGTGACACCTCGAGGGACTACCCTGATGTGGTTCCAGAAGCAGTACTGGGTCCATCTTTAGATTTCTGTGGCCAGCCTGCTCGTTGGATCAGCTGCACCACTTCTTGCAGG AATGAAATTGGCATTGCTGCCCGGCTCACCTTTGAGACTTTGGCTGGCGAAAAAGCTGAAAGCTCCCTGATGGTGAGCAATGATGGCACAGCTGCCATCTGGTATAACTGGATGAGGCTTCCCCAGCAGATTCCCTCCAGAGAAACCAAGGGGAAGAGGATGCAGTGTTTTTACTTTGATACCAGACCAG GTGTAATTTTGCCTGGGGAAACTaggaagtttttctttcttttcaagtcAGAGAGAGCAGGCATTTTCAGCGAGTGCTGGGAATTTGGGACACATCCTCTGTTATTAGGAGGAGCTCTGCTGCAGGTGACCCTTTGGGGAATTGCTGTGTATGAGGATAAATTGGCTGACCTCAGAGAGAAACTGGAG AGTGACCTGGCTGCTCGAGAAGGTGCTACTATAGTAGAAGAGAGTCTGAAGGAACTTCTTGTCCGAATTCGGACCCCAGAGCGCACCCCATCTCCTGTGGGTGCCTATGCCACAGAGGAAGAGTTGTTCCACCAGAAGAATCCTGAG TTGCATTATCAGCATCGAGTGGTAAAGCAGCTGCATGAACTATGGAGACAGCACATGACTGTTCCTTCAGCCTTTGAGGAGAAAGTGCCCTCAGGCCAGAAGAGCACTGCGGAGGACATGCAGTTCCAGGAGGGTACCTCAGAGGCtctccctgctcagagcagcaccACAGAGGTCCCAGGTTGGAAGAACACACTCCAGGAGGCTCGGAGTCAAATGATGAATGTGGAGGAGGAAGAACCAGGCCCCTCAGGATGGAACCTCTCCTTTGAAGACTTTAAGCAG GCTATAAAGTCAATCCCCGAGGTGGAGCAGCGAGAAGAAGCACTGACCCAGCTCAATAAGGCAGCACTGGAGCTGTGTGTTGGACAGAGGCCAACTCAGTCAGACCTTTTGTATCAAACCTG TCTCCAACTGTGGCGTGAAACAATCGATGGTCTGGTGAGTCACTCTCTGAAGCTGAGATCCCTGCTTGGCTTGCCTGAGAAGGACACCTACGTAGATGTTGTTCCAGAGGAAACAG TGGAAGTAAAGCAACCtataaaaggaggaaaggaagacagaacaACTActaggaaagaagagagaaggtcATTTGGTGGTAAGGataaagaaggcaaaaaaagaacaacaaagacaGCAGGCAAAGAGAAAGAG GAATGTCCAAGCAGCAGAAAgttaaaagatgagaaaaagctgaaatcttCCACTTCATCGCAGGAGGTGAAAGAGGGAGCACAGAGCGTGGAAGCTGTAACTACAGATAGAGTTGAGCCTCTTCAGGAGCAGGTGGACCCTATTTTATTTGCGACATACCAGGAAAAGCTTTATATTGAA GTTTATGGACTGCTGGATTCAATGGTGAGCAAAATGGTTTCTTTATTTGAGGAACTAAAGAAAAAAGGTGCTCTAAAGTGGGAGAGTGAAGCCCTTTATAACTAG
- the MYCBPAP gene encoding MYCBP-associated protein isoform X3, translated as MAPGRGAGRRDAAALLGARPGPARREPRPGTPPDKKEKTHELSSSTIAEEPEPVSCVLQGDDIQALAIKVEDLEKLHAPHLPHDAGRIPVRKKYLVRKYRPRETKKAAHFLVACPAFPKAHREPLTFSGPGLFGDGCEEILPHHILGSLQEFKMEALARGNTQIADFIAVSHPDVTAAALKEEHGGEKKKNVHQIPLAEHKALQNWHRNMAIRKKQEKYLGEILQRPENELLMSISEDYRQIQEERDVIDRSLPALLPGKGYRRGSEFWSQPERIGDELTGLTMTLTQRERGYPEPVTHVGKPHTVRMETGVKPPKRIPFHLTWDKSLFLKHRRQELKSVLEELDFYKPDLDGLEVIGKGQPFTSVSTEPFPHSTTSEESETLSDTSRDYPDVVPEAVLGPSLDFCGQPARWISCTTSCRNEIGIAARLTFETLAGEKAESSLMVSNDGTAAIWYNWMRLPQQIPSRETKGKRMQCFYFDTRPGVILPGETRKFFFLFKSERAGIFSECWEFGTHPLLLGGALLQVTLWGIAVYEDKLADLREKLESDLAAREGATIVEESLKELLVRIRTPERTPSPVGAYATEEELFHQKNPELHYQHRVVKQLHELWRQHMTVPSAFEEKVPSGQKSTAEDMQFQEGTSEALPAQSSTTEVPGWKNTLQEARSQMMNVEEEEPGPSGWNLSFEDFKQAIKSIPEVEQREEALTQLNKAALELCVGQRPTQSDLLYQTCLQLWRETIDGLVSHSLKLRSLLGLPEKDTYVDVVPEETVEVKQPIKGGKEDRTTTRKEERRSFGGKDKEGKKRTTKTAGKEKEEVKEGAQSVEAVTTDRVEPLQEQVDPILFATYQEKLYIEVYGLLDSMVSKMVSLFEELKKKGALKWESEALYN; from the exons ATGGCGcccgggcgcggagcgggccgGCGGGATGCGGCGGCGTTGCTGggggcacggcccggcccggcccggcgggagcCCCGACCCGGTACACCCCCGG acaagaaggaaaagacaCATGAACTGTCCTCCTCGACAATTGCAGAAGAGCCTGAGCCTGTTTCGTGTGTTCTGCAAGGAGATGACATCCAGGCGCTTGCAATTAAGGTGGAGGACCTGGagaaa ctcCATGCTCCACACCTTCCTCATGATGCTGGGAGAATTCCAGTTAGGAAGAAATACCTTGTTCGAAAATATCGACCCAGAGAGACAAAGAAGGCAGCACATTTCCTCGTAGCATGTCCTGCTTTCCCAAAGGCACACAGGGAACCACTGACTTTTTCTG gACCAGGACTGTTTGGTGATGGCTGTGAAGAGATTCTCCCCCATCACATTTTGGGAAGTCTCCAGGAGTTCAAGATGGAAGCCTTAGCCAGAGGAAACACTCAG aTAGCAGATTTTATTGCGGTTTCTCATCCAGATGTTACTGCAGCAGCTTTAAAAGAGGAACAtggaggagagaagaagaaaaatgttcatcAGATCCCACTAGCAGAGCACAAAGCTCTCCAGAACTGGCACCGTAATATGGCAATCAGGAAAAAGCAGGAGAAATATCTAGGAG AAATTCTTCAGAGGCCAGAGAATGAATTGCTGATGAGCATCTCAGAGGATTACAGGCAAATCCAGGAAGAACGTGATGTCATTGACCGGAgtctccctgccctgcttccTGGAAAG GGCTACCGAAGAGGAAGCGAGTTCTGGAGCCAGCCCGAGCGTATTGGAGATGAACTCACAGGCTTGACGATGACACTGACTCAGAGAGAACGTGGCTACCCAGAGCCAGTCACTCATGTGGGGAAACCCCACACTGTCCGGATGGAAACAG GTGTGAAGCCTCCAAAGAGGATTCCTTTCCATCTAACCTGGGATAAGAGTCTTTTCCTGAAACATCGACGGCAGGAGCTAAAATCTGTCCTAGAGGAGCTAGATTTTTATAAGCCG GATCTGGATGGACTGGAGGTGATCGGTAAAGGGCAGCCTTTCACATCTGTCTCAACAGAGCCTTTTCCACATTCCACCACTTCTGAAGAGTCTGAGACCCT CAGTGACACCTCGAGGGACTACCCTGATGTGGTTCCAGAAGCAGTACTGGGTCCATCTTTAGATTTCTGTGGCCAGCCTGCTCGTTGGATCAGCTGCACCACTTCTTGCAGG AATGAAATTGGCATTGCTGCCCGGCTCACCTTTGAGACTTTGGCTGGCGAAAAAGCTGAAAGCTCCCTGATGGTGAGCAATGATGGCACAGCTGCCATCTGGTATAACTGGATGAGGCTTCCCCAGCAGATTCCCTCCAGAGAAACCAAGGGGAAGAGGATGCAGTGTTTTTACTTTGATACCAGACCAG GTGTAATTTTGCCTGGGGAAACTaggaagtttttctttcttttcaagtcAGAGAGAGCAGGCATTTTCAGCGAGTGCTGGGAATTTGGGACACATCCTCTGTTATTAGGAGGAGCTCTGCTGCAGGTGACCCTTTGGGGAATTGCTGTGTATGAGGATAAATTGGCTGACCTCAGAGAGAAACTGGAG AGTGACCTGGCTGCTCGAGAAGGTGCTACTATAGTAGAAGAGAGTCTGAAGGAACTTCTTGTCCGAATTCGGACCCCAGAGCGCACCCCATCTCCTGTGGGTGCCTATGCCACAGAGGAAGAGTTGTTCCACCAGAAGAATCCTGAG TTGCATTATCAGCATCGAGTGGTAAAGCAGCTGCATGAACTATGGAGACAGCACATGACTGTTCCTTCAGCCTTTGAGGAGAAAGTGCCCTCAGGCCAGAAGAGCACTGCGGAGGACATGCAGTTCCAGGAGGGTACCTCAGAGGCtctccctgctcagagcagcaccACAGAGGTCCCAGGTTGGAAGAACACACTCCAGGAGGCTCGGAGTCAAATGATGAATGTGGAGGAGGAAGAACCAGGCCCCTCAGGATGGAACCTCTCCTTTGAAGACTTTAAGCAG GCTATAAAGTCAATCCCCGAGGTGGAGCAGCGAGAAGAAGCACTGACCCAGCTCAATAAGGCAGCACTGGAGCTGTGTGTTGGACAGAGGCCAACTCAGTCAGACCTTTTGTATCAAACCTG TCTCCAACTGTGGCGTGAAACAATCGATGGTCTGGTGAGTCACTCTCTGAAGCTGAGATCCCTGCTTGGCTTGCCTGAGAAGGACACCTACGTAGATGTTGTTCCAGAGGAAACAG TGGAAGTAAAGCAACCtataaaaggaggaaaggaagacagaacaACTActaggaaagaagagagaaggtcATTTGGTGGTAAGGataaagaaggcaaaaaaagaacaacaaagacaGCAGGCAAAGAGAAAGAG GAGGTGAAAGAGGGAGCACAGAGCGTGGAAGCTGTAACTACAGATAGAGTTGAGCCTCTTCAGGAGCAGGTGGACCCTATTTTATTTGCGACATACCAGGAAAAGCTTTATATTGAA GTTTATGGACTGCTGGATTCAATGGTGAGCAAAATGGTTTCTTTATTTGAGGAACTAAAGAAAAAAGGTGCTCTAAAGTGGGAGAGTGAAGCCCTTTATAACTAG
- the MYCBPAP gene encoding MYCBP-associated protein isoform X2, with product MAPGRGAGRRDAAALLGARPGPARREPRPDKKEKTHELSSSTIAEEPEPVSCVLQGDDIQALAIKVEDLEKLHAPHLPHDAGRIPVRKKYLVRKYRPRETKKAAHFLVACPAFPKAHREPLTFSGPGLFGDGCEEILPHHILGSLQEFKMEALARGNTQIADFIAVSHPDVTAAALKEEHGGEKKKNVHQIPLAEHKALQNWHRNMAIRKKQEKYLGEILQRPENELLMSISEDYRQIQEERDVIDRSLPALLPGKGYRRGSEFWSQPERIGDELTGLTMTLTQRERGYPEPVTHVGKPHTVRMETGVKPPKRIPFHLTWDKSLFLKHRRQELKSVLEELDFYKPDLDGLEVIGKGQPFTSVSTEPFPHSTTSEESETLSDTSRDYPDVVPEAVLGPSLDFCGQPARWISCTTSCRNEIGIAARLTFETLAGEKAESSLMVSNDGTAAIWYNWMRLPQQIPSRETKGKRMQCFYFDTRPGVILPGETRKFFFLFKSERAGIFSECWEFGTHPLLLGGALLQVTLWGIAVYEDKLADLREKLESDLAAREGATIVEESLKELLVRIRTPERTPSPVGAYATEEELFHQKNPELHYQHRVVKQLHELWRQHMTVPSAFEEKVPSGQKSTAEDMQFQEGTSEALPAQSSTTEVPGWKNTLQEARSQMMNVEEEEPGPSGWNLSFEDFKQAIKSIPEVEQREEALTQLNKAALELCVGQRPTQSDLLYQTCLQLWRETIDGLVSHSLKLRSLLGLPEKDTYVDVVPEETVEVKQPIKGGKEDRTTTRKEERRSFGGKDKEGKKRTTKTAGKEKEECPSSRKLKDEKKLKSSTSSQEVKEGAQSVEAVTTDRVEPLQEQVDPILFATYQEKLYIEVYGLLDSMVSKMVSLFEELKKKGALKWESEALYN from the exons ATGGCGcccgggcgcggagcgggccgGCGGGATGCGGCGGCGTTGCTGggggcacggcccggcccggcccggcgggagcCCCGACCCG acaagaaggaaaagacaCATGAACTGTCCTCCTCGACAATTGCAGAAGAGCCTGAGCCTGTTTCGTGTGTTCTGCAAGGAGATGACATCCAGGCGCTTGCAATTAAGGTGGAGGACCTGGagaaa ctcCATGCTCCACACCTTCCTCATGATGCTGGGAGAATTCCAGTTAGGAAGAAATACCTTGTTCGAAAATATCGACCCAGAGAGACAAAGAAGGCAGCACATTTCCTCGTAGCATGTCCTGCTTTCCCAAAGGCACACAGGGAACCACTGACTTTTTCTG gACCAGGACTGTTTGGTGATGGCTGTGAAGAGATTCTCCCCCATCACATTTTGGGAAGTCTCCAGGAGTTCAAGATGGAAGCCTTAGCCAGAGGAAACACTCAG aTAGCAGATTTTATTGCGGTTTCTCATCCAGATGTTACTGCAGCAGCTTTAAAAGAGGAACAtggaggagagaagaagaaaaatgttcatcAGATCCCACTAGCAGAGCACAAAGCTCTCCAGAACTGGCACCGTAATATGGCAATCAGGAAAAAGCAGGAGAAATATCTAGGAG AAATTCTTCAGAGGCCAGAGAATGAATTGCTGATGAGCATCTCAGAGGATTACAGGCAAATCCAGGAAGAACGTGATGTCATTGACCGGAgtctccctgccctgcttccTGGAAAG GGCTACCGAAGAGGAAGCGAGTTCTGGAGCCAGCCCGAGCGTATTGGAGATGAACTCACAGGCTTGACGATGACACTGACTCAGAGAGAACGTGGCTACCCAGAGCCAGTCACTCATGTGGGGAAACCCCACACTGTCCGGATGGAAACAG GTGTGAAGCCTCCAAAGAGGATTCCTTTCCATCTAACCTGGGATAAGAGTCTTTTCCTGAAACATCGACGGCAGGAGCTAAAATCTGTCCTAGAGGAGCTAGATTTTTATAAGCCG GATCTGGATGGACTGGAGGTGATCGGTAAAGGGCAGCCTTTCACATCTGTCTCAACAGAGCCTTTTCCACATTCCACCACTTCTGAAGAGTCTGAGACCCT CAGTGACACCTCGAGGGACTACCCTGATGTGGTTCCAGAAGCAGTACTGGGTCCATCTTTAGATTTCTGTGGCCAGCCTGCTCGTTGGATCAGCTGCACCACTTCTTGCAGG AATGAAATTGGCATTGCTGCCCGGCTCACCTTTGAGACTTTGGCTGGCGAAAAAGCTGAAAGCTCCCTGATGGTGAGCAATGATGGCACAGCTGCCATCTGGTATAACTGGATGAGGCTTCCCCAGCAGATTCCCTCCAGAGAAACCAAGGGGAAGAGGATGCAGTGTTTTTACTTTGATACCAGACCAG GTGTAATTTTGCCTGGGGAAACTaggaagtttttctttcttttcaagtcAGAGAGAGCAGGCATTTTCAGCGAGTGCTGGGAATTTGGGACACATCCTCTGTTATTAGGAGGAGCTCTGCTGCAGGTGACCCTTTGGGGAATTGCTGTGTATGAGGATAAATTGGCTGACCTCAGAGAGAAACTGGAG AGTGACCTGGCTGCTCGAGAAGGTGCTACTATAGTAGAAGAGAGTCTGAAGGAACTTCTTGTCCGAATTCGGACCCCAGAGCGCACCCCATCTCCTGTGGGTGCCTATGCCACAGAGGAAGAGTTGTTCCACCAGAAGAATCCTGAG TTGCATTATCAGCATCGAGTGGTAAAGCAGCTGCATGAACTATGGAGACAGCACATGACTGTTCCTTCAGCCTTTGAGGAGAAAGTGCCCTCAGGCCAGAAGAGCACTGCGGAGGACATGCAGTTCCAGGAGGGTACCTCAGAGGCtctccctgctcagagcagcaccACAGAGGTCCCAGGTTGGAAGAACACACTCCAGGAGGCTCGGAGTCAAATGATGAATGTGGAGGAGGAAGAACCAGGCCCCTCAGGATGGAACCTCTCCTTTGAAGACTTTAAGCAG GCTATAAAGTCAATCCCCGAGGTGGAGCAGCGAGAAGAAGCACTGACCCAGCTCAATAAGGCAGCACTGGAGCTGTGTGTTGGACAGAGGCCAACTCAGTCAGACCTTTTGTATCAAACCTG TCTCCAACTGTGGCGTGAAACAATCGATGGTCTGGTGAGTCACTCTCTGAAGCTGAGATCCCTGCTTGGCTTGCCTGAGAAGGACACCTACGTAGATGTTGTTCCAGAGGAAACAG TGGAAGTAAAGCAACCtataaaaggaggaaaggaagacagaacaACTActaggaaagaagagagaaggtcATTTGGTGGTAAGGataaagaaggcaaaaaaagaacaacaaagacaGCAGGCAAAGAGAAAGAG GAATGTCCAAGCAGCAGAAAgttaaaagatgagaaaaagctgaaatcttCCACTTCATCGCAGGAGGTGAAAGAGGGAGCACAGAGCGTGGAAGCTGTAACTACAGATAGAGTTGAGCCTCTTCAGGAGCAGGTGGACCCTATTTTATTTGCGACATACCAGGAAAAGCTTTATATTGAA GTTTATGGACTGCTGGATTCAATGGTGAGCAAAATGGTTTCTTTATTTGAGGAACTAAAGAAAAAAGGTGCTCTAAAGTGGGAGAGTGAAGCCCTTTATAACTAG
- the MYCBPAP gene encoding MYCBP-associated protein isoform X4 — MAPGRGAGRRDAAALLGARPGPARREPRPGTPPDKKEKTHELSSSTIAEEPEPVSCVLQGDDIQALAIKVEDLEKLHAPHLPHDAGRIPVRKKYLVRKYRPRETKKAAHFLVACPAFPKAHREPLTFSGPGLFGDGCEEILPHHILGSLQEFKMEALARGNTQIADFIAVSHPDVTAAALKEEHGGEKKKNVHQIPLAEHKALQNWHRNMAIRKKQEKYLGEILQRPENELLMSISEDYRQIQEERDVIDRSLPALLPGKGYRRGSEFWSQPERIGDELTGLTMTLTQRERGYPEPVTHVGKPHTVRMETGVKPPKRIPFHLTWDKSLFLKHRRQELKSVLEELDFYKPDLDGLEVIGKGQPFTSVSTEPFPHSTTSEESETLSDTSRDYPDVVPEAVLGPSLDFCGQPARWISCTTSCRNEIGIAARLTFETLAGEKAESSLMVSNDGTAAIWYNWMRLPQQIPSRETKGKRMQCFYFDTRPGVILPGETRKFFFLFKSERAGIFSECWEFGTHPLLLGGALLQVTLWGIAVYEDKLADLREKLESDLAAREGATIVEESLKELLVRIRTPERTPSPVGAYATEEELFHQKNPELHYQHRVVKQLHELWRQHMTVPSAFEEKVPSGQKSTAEDMQFQEGTSEALPAQSSTTEVPGWKNTLQEARSQMMNVEEEEPGPSGWNLSFEDFKQAIKSIPEVEQREEALTQLNKAALELCVGQRPTQSDLLYQTCLQLWRETIDGLVSHSLKLRSLLGLPEKDTYVDVVPEETVEVKQPIKGGKEDRTTTRKEERRSFGGKDKEGKKRTTKTAGKEKEV; from the exons ATGGCGcccgggcgcggagcgggccgGCGGGATGCGGCGGCGTTGCTGggggcacggcccggcccggcccggcgggagcCCCGACCCGGTACACCCCCGG acaagaaggaaaagacaCATGAACTGTCCTCCTCGACAATTGCAGAAGAGCCTGAGCCTGTTTCGTGTGTTCTGCAAGGAGATGACATCCAGGCGCTTGCAATTAAGGTGGAGGACCTGGagaaa ctcCATGCTCCACACCTTCCTCATGATGCTGGGAGAATTCCAGTTAGGAAGAAATACCTTGTTCGAAAATATCGACCCAGAGAGACAAAGAAGGCAGCACATTTCCTCGTAGCATGTCCTGCTTTCCCAAAGGCACACAGGGAACCACTGACTTTTTCTG gACCAGGACTGTTTGGTGATGGCTGTGAAGAGATTCTCCCCCATCACATTTTGGGAAGTCTCCAGGAGTTCAAGATGGAAGCCTTAGCCAGAGGAAACACTCAG aTAGCAGATTTTATTGCGGTTTCTCATCCAGATGTTACTGCAGCAGCTTTAAAAGAGGAACAtggaggagagaagaagaaaaatgttcatcAGATCCCACTAGCAGAGCACAAAGCTCTCCAGAACTGGCACCGTAATATGGCAATCAGGAAAAAGCAGGAGAAATATCTAGGAG AAATTCTTCAGAGGCCAGAGAATGAATTGCTGATGAGCATCTCAGAGGATTACAGGCAAATCCAGGAAGAACGTGATGTCATTGACCGGAgtctccctgccctgcttccTGGAAAG GGCTACCGAAGAGGAAGCGAGTTCTGGAGCCAGCCCGAGCGTATTGGAGATGAACTCACAGGCTTGACGATGACACTGACTCAGAGAGAACGTGGCTACCCAGAGCCAGTCACTCATGTGGGGAAACCCCACACTGTCCGGATGGAAACAG GTGTGAAGCCTCCAAAGAGGATTCCTTTCCATCTAACCTGGGATAAGAGTCTTTTCCTGAAACATCGACGGCAGGAGCTAAAATCTGTCCTAGAGGAGCTAGATTTTTATAAGCCG GATCTGGATGGACTGGAGGTGATCGGTAAAGGGCAGCCTTTCACATCTGTCTCAACAGAGCCTTTTCCACATTCCACCACTTCTGAAGAGTCTGAGACCCT CAGTGACACCTCGAGGGACTACCCTGATGTGGTTCCAGAAGCAGTACTGGGTCCATCTTTAGATTTCTGTGGCCAGCCTGCTCGTTGGATCAGCTGCACCACTTCTTGCAGG AATGAAATTGGCATTGCTGCCCGGCTCACCTTTGAGACTTTGGCTGGCGAAAAAGCTGAAAGCTCCCTGATGGTGAGCAATGATGGCACAGCTGCCATCTGGTATAACTGGATGAGGCTTCCCCAGCAGATTCCCTCCAGAGAAACCAAGGGGAAGAGGATGCAGTGTTTTTACTTTGATACCAGACCAG GTGTAATTTTGCCTGGGGAAACTaggaagtttttctttcttttcaagtcAGAGAGAGCAGGCATTTTCAGCGAGTGCTGGGAATTTGGGACACATCCTCTGTTATTAGGAGGAGCTCTGCTGCAGGTGACCCTTTGGGGAATTGCTGTGTATGAGGATAAATTGGCTGACCTCAGAGAGAAACTGGAG AGTGACCTGGCTGCTCGAGAAGGTGCTACTATAGTAGAAGAGAGTCTGAAGGAACTTCTTGTCCGAATTCGGACCCCAGAGCGCACCCCATCTCCTGTGGGTGCCTATGCCACAGAGGAAGAGTTGTTCCACCAGAAGAATCCTGAG TTGCATTATCAGCATCGAGTGGTAAAGCAGCTGCATGAACTATGGAGACAGCACATGACTGTTCCTTCAGCCTTTGAGGAGAAAGTGCCCTCAGGCCAGAAGAGCACTGCGGAGGACATGCAGTTCCAGGAGGGTACCTCAGAGGCtctccctgctcagagcagcaccACAGAGGTCCCAGGTTGGAAGAACACACTCCAGGAGGCTCGGAGTCAAATGATGAATGTGGAGGAGGAAGAACCAGGCCCCTCAGGATGGAACCTCTCCTTTGAAGACTTTAAGCAG GCTATAAAGTCAATCCCCGAGGTGGAGCAGCGAGAAGAAGCACTGACCCAGCTCAATAAGGCAGCACTGGAGCTGTGTGTTGGACAGAGGCCAACTCAGTCAGACCTTTTGTATCAAACCTG TCTCCAACTGTGGCGTGAAACAATCGATGGTCTGGTGAGTCACTCTCTGAAGCTGAGATCCCTGCTTGGCTTGCCTGAGAAGGACACCTACGTAGATGTTGTTCCAGAGGAAACAG TGGAAGTAAAGCAACCtataaaaggaggaaaggaagacagaacaACTActaggaaagaagagagaaggtcATTTGGTGGTAAGGataaagaaggcaaaaaaagaacaacaaagacaGCAGGCAAAGAGAAAGAGGTAT AG